A single Panthera tigris isolate Pti1 chromosome A3, P.tigris_Pti1_mat1.1, whole genome shotgun sequence DNA region contains:
- the SDC1 gene encoding syndecan-1 translates to MRRAALWLWLCALALRLQPALPQIVATNVPPEDQDGSGDDSDNFSGSGAGALQDLTLSQQPSSTWKGTELLTAVPTAPEPSGTDNTATSTSILPAGERPEDREAVLPAEVEPGFTAREKETTHPPGETTPPPTTHQASTARATTAQGPVTSHPHRDMQPDHHETSAPAGPSQLDSHAPSVEDRGPSATEKAAEDGVSTQLPAGEGSGEQDFTFDISGENTAVAAVEPDQRNQPPVDRGATGASQGLLDRKEVLGGVIAGGLVGLIFAVCLVGFMLYRMKKKDEGSYSLEEPKQANGGAYQKPSKQEEFYA, encoded by the exons CAAATAGTGGCCACAAATGTGCCCCCTGAAGATCAGGATGGCTCTGGGGATGACTCTGACAACTTCTCTGGCTCAGGTGCAG GTGCTCTGCAAGATCTCACCTTGTCACAGCAGCCCTCATCCACTTGGAAGGGCACGGAGCTCCTGACAGCCGTGCCCACGGCCCCAGAGCCCAGCGGCACAGATAACACCGCCACCTCCACGTCCATCCTGCCGGCTGGAGAGAGGCCTGAGGACAGAGAGGCAGTGCTCCCAGCAGAGGTGGAGCCTGGCTTCACGGCCAGGGAGAAGGAGACCACCCACCCACCCGGCGAGACCACGCCACCGCCGACCACTCACCAGGCATCAACAGCAAGAGCCACCACGGCCCAGGGGCCTGTCACCTCCCATCCCCACAGGGACATGCAGCCTGACCACCATGAGACCTCAGCTCCTGCAGGACCCAGCCAGCTCGACTCTCACGCGCCCAGCGTGGAGGACCGTGGTCCTTCTGCCACTGAGAAGGCTGCTGAGGATGGGGTCTCCACTCAGCTCCCAGCAGGAGAGGGCTCTGGGGAGCAG GACTTCACCTTTGACATATCTGGGGAGAACACAGCCGTGGCCGCTGTGGAGCCCGACCAGCGGAATCAGCCCCCAGTGGACCGTGGGGCCACGGGGGCCTCCCAGGGCCTCCTGGACCGGAAGGAAGTGCTGGGAG GGGTCATCGCTGGAGGCCTCGTGGGGCTCATCTTCGCCGTGTGCCTGGTGGGTTTCATGCTGTACCGGATGAAGAAGAAGGACGAGGGCAGCTACTCCTTGGAGGAGCCGAAACAAGCCAATGGCGGGGCCTACCAGAAGCCCAGCAAACAGGAGGAGTTCTACGCCTGA